Genomic window (Desulfuromonas sp.):
CTTCGTCGAGGCCCTGATCCTGGAACTGTCCATGGACGCCACCAAGAGACTCGGCGCCTCCCTGCAGGGGGCGGTGGCCACATCCTCGGACAGCGTGGTCTTCGGCAGCAGCAACCTCAACAGCGGGGCGACGGGCCTGGGCAGCCTCGCGCCGACCGGAGACGCCGGATTCCCCTCCCTGCTGACCCAGACCATCGACGGCATCCTTCTGGGCGGCCTGTTCAGCCCCATCACCACCACCCTGAACGGCGAGGAAATCACCATTCCGGCCCTGTCGGCCCTTATCGACATTTCCAAGACCGACACCGACGTCAACATCCTCTCCGCCCCGCGCCTGCTGACCTCGGACAACGAGGAGGCGGAGATCGTCGTCGGGCAGAACGTACCGATCATCACCGAGCGCCTGACCGACACGACCAACGTCGGCGCCCAGAGCGTCTCGGTGGAGCGCAAGGACGTCGCCCTGACCCTGCGCTTCACCCCCCAGGTCACCGAGGGGGACCTGGTGCGGCTCAACATCTACCAGGAGATCACCAACCTCGCCCAGTCCAGCGTCGGGGACGTGGACGAGGTCGGACCGACCTTCACCAAACGCCTGCTGCGCAACACGGTCCTTGCCGAGAACGGCAAGACGGTTGTTCTCGGCGGGCTCATCGACACCAACATCCAGGAGACGATCACCAAGACGCCTCTGCTCGGGGACATCCCCTTCCTGGGCTGGCTCTTCAAGCGCAAGCTCAAGCAGGAGACAAAGACCAACCTGCTGATCTTCATCACCCCGACCATCATTCGAAACCCCGAGGATCTGACCGAGATCACCCTGCGCAGCAAGAACGTGATGAGCCAGATGCAGGTCGACAAGGTGCGCTCGTCCCTTCCCGCGGCGGCCCTGCCCGCCGGCACATGGTCGGGATACCGATCGGTCGATGGGGGGCAATAACCCCATGACGCGCTGGAGGCTTCTGGGCGAGATTCTGCAAGAGCAGTGCGGGATCGGCCGGGATACCATCGAAAACGCCCTCGAGGCTCAACGGGAGAAGAGCCAACGGCTGGGCGAGATCCTGATGGGGATGAAGGCCCTTTCGGCCGCAGACCTCGCCCGGGCCCTCGCCGTACAGCAGGACCTGCCCTTCCTCGAGACCATCCCCGCCGATGCAGTCAACAGCGAACTGCTGGACCTCGTGCCGATCGGCTTCGCCAAGGAATACCGCATCCTCCCCCTGGAGCGCCGGGACGGCGCGATACGGGTGGCGATGGCCGACCCTCTCGACGGCCGCCCCCTCAACGACCTGGCCGCCCTCACCAAGGCGCCGTTGGAGGTCGCGGTGGCGCCGCCCGAGGAGATCCTGAGCGCCATCAACCGCGCCTTCGAGACCCGCGCCGGCGGAGCCCAGGAATTCGTGGAGGACATCTCCGGAGAGAGCGCCGGGGAGCTGGCCGGGGGGTTCGAACCCGAGGACCTGCTCGACGTCTCCGACGAAGCCCCGATCATCCGCTTCGTCAACAGCCTCATCCCCCAGGCCTACAAGCAGCGCGCCAGCGACATACACATCGAGCCCTTCGAGTCCGAGTTCATCGCCCGCTACCGCATCGACGGCATTCTTTACGAGGTGCTGCGCCCGCCCCACAAGGCCCAGGCGAGCATCACCTCGCGCATCAAGATCATGGCCAACCTCAACATCGCCGAAAAGCGCCTGCCCCAGGATGGCCGGTTCAGCGTACGCATCGCCGGCAAGGACGTGGACGTACGCGTCTCGACCCTGCCGACCGCCTTCGGCGAGCGGGTGGTCATGCGCCTGCTCGACAAATCCTCCAACGTCATCTCCCTGGAGGAGATCGGGATGGACCCCGACCTGCTCCAGCAGACCCTGGGAATGATCGGCAAGAGCCACGGCATCTTCCTGGTGACGGGCCCGACCGGATCGGGAAAAACCACCACCCTGTACGCGGCCCTCTCCCGGCTCAACAGCCGGGAGAAGAACATCATCACCGTCGAGGACCCCATCGAGTACCAGCTGGCCGGAGTCGGCCAGATCCAGGTCAACCCCAAGATCGACCTGACCTTCGCCGCCGGCCTGCGCTCGATCCTTCGCCAGGACCCGGACATCATCATGGTCGGCGAGATCCGCGACGGCGAGACGGCGGAGATCGCAGTGCAGTCCGCCCTCACCGGCCACATGGTCTTCTCCACGTTGCACACCAACGACGCCGCCAGCGCCCTGACCCGCCTGGTGGAGATGGGTATCGAACCGTTCCTGGCCGCCTCCTCCATCGTCGGCATCATGGCCCAGCGCCTGGTGCGCAAGATCTGCCCCGCCTGCAAGGAAGCCTATCGCCCCACCGCCGAGATGATGCGGGAGATGGGCCTGGAGAAGGCTGTTCCCGGCGAAGCCACATTCTACCGCGGCAAAGGCTGCGCCCAGTGCATGGACATCGGCTACCGCGGCCGGGCCGGGATCTACGAACTGCTTCCCGTGGACGAGCAGGTCCGCGACCTGCTGCTGCAGAACAAGGATTCGGCCAGCATCAAGGCCGCGGCGACCAAGAAGTGGATGAAGACCCTGCGCGACGCCGGCCTGGCCAAGGCGCTTGCCGGCGAGACGACCATCGAGGAGGTTCTTCGCGTGACCCAGGAGGAGATCTAGGGTGGCCCTCTTCGAATATTCCGGCCTCAACGCCGGCGGCAAAAAGGTCTCGGGAGTCGTCGAGGCGACGGGCAAACGCGCGGTCCTTCAAAAGCTGCGCGGCCAGGGGATCTACCCGACCGAACTGCGGGAGCAGAACGCCGCGGCGGCCGGCAAGCCCTCCCTGTCGGGCCTGAGCCTCACCAGGAAGGTGCCGACCGCCGAACTCGCCGCCGCCACCCGCCAGCTCTCCACCCTGCTCGGGGCGGGCCTTCCCCTTGACGAGGCGCTGGCCACGGTCGGCGGGCAACTCGAGAACGCCGCCCTCGCCCACGCCATCGGCCAGGTCCGCGAGGACGTGGTCCAGGGCGAGTCGTTCAACGCCGCACTCGCCAAGTTCCCCCGCATCTTCGCCCCCCTGTATGTGAACATGGTCCAGGTCGGCGAGAACAGCGGGACTCTCGACCAGGTCCTGCAGCGACTGGCCGACTTCCAGGAGGAGCAGGCGCGGATGAAGAGCCGCATCCGGGCCGCCACCGCCTACCCGATCCTAATGGCGGTGGTCGGGGTCGGAGTCCTCTTCTTCATGTTCGCCTTCGTCGTCCCCAAAGTGACGCGCATGCTGGAAGACCTCGGCCAGGCCCTGCCCCTGCCAACCCGGCTGCTGATCGGCGCCAGCGATCTGCTCATGTCCACCTGGTGGGTGCTGGTCCTGCTCCTGGCGGCCGCGGCGATCGCCACGCTCCGCTACGTGCGCACCGAGCGGGGCCGGGAGAAGCTCGACCGGCTGGCCCTGCGCCTTCCCCTGTTCGGCAAGCTCAACCTGCTGATCGCCACCTCGCGCTTCGCCCGCACACTCGGGACCCTGCTCCAGAGCGGGGTGCCCCTGCTCGGGGCCTTGGACATCGCCAAGAACCTGCTCCAGAACCGGGTGCTGTTCAACGCCATCGAGGAGACGGCGGTCTGCGTCCGCGAGGGCGAGGGGCTGGCCGCTCCGCTCAAGCGCTCGGGGGTCTTCCCTCCGATGGTGGCCCAGATGGCCGCGGTAGGAGAGAAGAGCGGGGAGATGGAGCAGATGCTGTTCCGGGTCGCCGAGTCGTACGAGCACCAGGTCGATCTCTCGATCACCGCCATGCTCTCGCTGCTCGAACCCCTGATGATCCTGCTCATGGGCAGCGTCGTCGGCTTCATCGTGATGGCGATCCTTCTGCCGATCTTCCAGGCCAGCCAGGGGATGGGGTAACTGCAGCTGACAGCTGGTTTCAATTCTAAGACACATCGAGATAGCAAGGAGCGAAGAAGAATGAAAAAATCGGTACTGAGCAATTCCCGCGGCTTCACCCTGATCGAGATCATGGTTGTGGTGGTCATCCTCGGCATTCTCGCCGGGATCGTCGTCCCCCGGTTGCTGGACCGCCCGGAGGAGGCCCGCCGCACAAAGGCCGCGGTGCAGATCAAGAGCCTCGAGGAGGCCCTGGGGCTCTACAAGCTCGACAACGGCTCCTACCCTTCCACGGAACAGGGCCTTCAGGCGCTGGCCAGCAAGCCGACCGTCGGCCGCATCCCGGCCAAGTACCGGGACGGGGGCTACCTGAAGAAGGTCCCCCTCGACCCCTGGAGCAGCGAGTACGTCTTCCTTTCGCCGGGCATCCACGGGGATTTCGACATCATCTCCTACGGCGCCGACGGCGAGCAGGGAGGCGAGGGAAAGAATGCCGACATTGAAAGCTGGAACCTGGAATAGGGCCGGCTTCACCCTGGTCGAACTGGCGCTGGTCGTCCTGCTGGTCAGCCTTTTTTCCATGCTGACCCTGCCGACCCTTACCGGCCTCGGCCAGAACGAGCTCTCCGGCTCTGCCCGCCGCATTGCAGGAACGGTCAAGTACCTGTTCAACGAGTCGGCCCTGGACCGCCTGGAGTACCGGCTGACCTACGACCTCGACCGTGACACCTTCGGCGCCAAGAAGCTCGAGAGCAACGGGGAGTTGGTCGCGGTCACCGGCACCGGCCGCCAGCAGCGGCTCAAGGGGGGCGTTCGATTCAAGGACGTCCAGGTGACGGGGAGAGGGAAATTCAGCACCGGGGAAGTTACCACCTCCATCCACCCGGTGGGCTGGCTGGACGAGACGGTGGTCCACCTGGAAAACGACCGGGGCAAGGCCCTGACCCTGAGGATCAACCCGTTCACCGGGTCGACGGAGGTCCATGAAGGCTACCTCGAGTTCTAAGGCCGGCGGCTTCACTCTGCTCGAAGCCATGATCGCCCTGGCTATCATCAGCATCGCCCTGGTCACTCTCCTGGGGCTGGGCAACCGCTCTATCGGCGTCAACGCCCGCCTGCAGAAGATCACCCAGGCCACCCTCCTGGCCCAGGAGAAGATGACCGAGATCGAGTTCGAAGCCGAGCTGGGCCGTCTCGACTTTCTGGAAAAGGAGGACGGCTTCGAGGCCCCCTTCGACGGATACCGCTGGCGGACCCGATACGAGGGCACCCCCCTGACGGACGTCAAGATGGTCACCGTGACCGTCCTGTGGGGGGAGGAGAAGAAAAACGAGGCGGTGGACCTCAATTCATTCCTCCTTTCCGGCCCGCCGGGCTCCTGAGGACTCGATGCCGGACCGCAATTTCGCACCCGCTTCGGCCACGGCACGAAGCGAAAAGGGTTTTACCCTGCTGGAGGTCATGCTCGCGGTGACCATCACCACCGTCGTGCTGCTGACCATCTACGGGGTCTTCACCTCGGTGAGCCGGGCCAAGGACCGCATGGAGTCCGAGGGCGAGGGCTACCACCAGGCCAGGGTCCTGTTCGACCGCATCGGCCGGGAAATCCGGGGCACATTCTACAACAATCGCGACCCCCGGACCCGCTTCGAGGGCGGGGTGGACGCGGACGGCGACCCCTTTCTGATCCTCTCCACCACCGCGGTCAGCCCGCAGAGCGGGCCGGGTGCCGGCATCGTTGTCGTGCGCTATCGCCTTGAAGGGGATCCCGGGCGGGACGAGGGCAAAAAGGTCCTGCTGCGCAGCGAATACCCCCTGTTCGATACCGACGGCGAGGACCGGCCGACCTACCGCCTGGCGACGGGCATCACCGGGATGAGGGTGCGCTTCTACCGCAACGACGTATGGTACGAGGAGTGGGACGCCGAGGAGGAGAGGCTCCCGCAGATGATGGAGGTCCTGCTCGAACTGGCTGCCGGAGAGCAGAGCGTCCCCTTTCGCTCGACCTTCGAAGTGCCGGCGATCGGGGTGCAGTGATGAAAGCTCTGCGCAATGAAGAAGGCACGGTTTTGCTGCTGGTCCTCGTGGTGGTGGCCCTGCTGACATCCCTGCTGACCGAGTTCGCCTTCTCCACCCTGGTGGACCTGCGGCTCACCGAAACCTTTCGGGACAGCACCAAGGCCTACTACCTCGCCAAGGGGGGGGTGCGGGCCGGGCGCATCATCCTCCAGAACGACCGCAACGGCTACGACGCCCGCAACGACCCGGAGGAGCTGTGGAGCCAGGGAATGGGCACCTTCCCGGTGGGCGGCGGCTCGGTCTCGGTCACCATCGAGGACCTCGGGGGCCGGCTGGACCTCAACCGCCTCGTGCTGAGCGACGGGATCAACCCCAACCCCGCCGCCATCGACCGCCTGCTGCGCCTTTTCGAGATCCTGGAAATCGAGGAGGGAGAGGATCTGACCGCGGCCCTCATCGACTGGATCGACGAGGACGAAGAGATCTACGACCTGCGCGGCTACGGCGCCGAGGACGAACACTATTTGCGCCTCGACCCGCCATACCCGACCAAGAACGGCAGTCTGAGCACCCTCGGCGAACTCGCCAGGGTGCGGGGCTTCACCCCGGAGGTCATCGGCCTGGTCACGCCGCACATCACGGTCTACGGCGGGGAGAAGATCAACGTCAACACCGCCAGCGCCCAGGTGCTGATGTCCCTGTCGGAAGACCCGCTCATCGACGAGGCGGCGGCCGAGGCCATTATCGAACTCCGCGAATCGAAACCTTTCCGGAGCAGCCAGGACCTGAAGGGGCTGAACAGCCTGCCGGGGCTTGAAAACCTGCTTCGGGACCCCTTCACGGTGAAGAGCGACACCTACCGGATCACGACGGAGGCCTGGGTAAACGACGGCAGCCGGGAGGTGGACGCGATCGTCACCAAGGACGGCGACAAACTCCTCTTTGTGAAAGTGAACTGACCAGTCATGGCCAAACGCTTTATCGGAATCGACATCGACAGCCGGCACCTGCGGGTCGCCATTGCCGCCAGCGACAAGGGGCAGGCCACCCTGGTCTCGGCTACGAGCCAGCCCTACGCAGACCGGGAAGAACTGCTGCAGAAACTGCGCAAGGCAGTCGGCGGACCGCCGCGCTACGGAGACCGCCTCGCCGCCGCCCTGCCCGCCGGGGAGGGCTTCGCACGCTGGCTGTCCTTTCCCTTCGCCGACCTGAAGAAGATCGAGGCCGCCCTCAGCTTCGAACTCTCCGCCCAGTTGCCCGTCCCCGAAGAGGATTGCACCGCCGACTTCCAGAAACCGCTGGCCGCCGGGGGGGCCTTCACCGTCGCCGCAGCCGCGGGCCGAAACGAGGCCATCCGCCCCCTCGTGGAAACCTTCGAAGAGGCCGGCCTGCCGCTGCAGGTGCTCGACCTCGCCCCCTTCGCCTATGCCGCGGGTCTGCGCGGCGCTCTTGCCGACGGCCTTCTGGTCAGCCTCACCGAGGCCGAGACCACCCTCGCCCTGGTCCTCGAAGGGCGCCCGAGCAGCTACCGGCTCCTTCCGGCCGCGAGCGGCGGGACCGAACAGGGCCTGGTCCCCTCGCTGCTGCGGGAGGCCTCGGCCCTTCAAAGGGCCGCGGGGCGGGACGGGTTGCCCTTTCACCTGATCGGCTCCGGCGCCGCCCCAGCCCTGGTCGAGGCCCTGCGAGCCGAGGGCGTCGAGGCCGCAATCCCCGACCTCTCCCTCGAAGGGCGGCCCCTCGAGCCGGAGATGCTCCCCGTTGCGGCCCTCGCCCTGCGCGCCGCGATCCCGGAGAAGGAGCGGGAATTCAACTTCCGCAAGGGGGCCTTCGCCCTGAGCAGCGAGTGGTCTGCCCTCAAGAACGGACTCATCGCGGCGGCCGTCCTCCTGACCCTCTCCGCGGCGAGCCTGGCCGGCGCCGCCTATCTCAACTATTCCCACAAGGCCGACCGCACCGAGGGCCTGAAGCAGGAGATGGTCCGGGTCTACAAAAAGGTCTTTCCCAAGGCCAAGACCATCGTCGACGTTCCCCTGCAGATGCAGAGCGGCATCAGCGAACTGCGCAAGCGCAGCCGCACCATCGGCGCCGCCGCCCAGTCCTCCCCCCTGGCGATTCTCCAGGAGATCTCCAGAAAACTTCCCGAGGAGATCACCATCGACATCCGGGACTGGAACTACAGCCCGGAGACGGTCCGCATGGAGGGTCACACCACCTCCTTTGACGCCATCAACCAGATATCCAAGAGCCTCGAACAGTCCCCCCTCTTCCACGAGGCTCAGATCTCCGACGCCAAAATGAGCCTCGACGGCCGCCGGGTCGATTTTCGCATCACCCTGGCCCTGATCAAGGAGAAGGCCGAACAATGATATCCCAACTCAGTCAGCGCGACCGTATCGCCTTGGCGGCGGGCGGCCTGGTGGTCCTGGCCACCGTCCTCTACCTGGCGGTGTTCGAGCCCTACCGCGAAGGAACAGCCCGCCTCGACGCCCAGATCGCCACCCGCCAGCGGCAGCTGCAGGAGGTTCAGGCCATGCGCCAGGACTACCTCCAACTCCAGCAGCGGGTGGCCGAGGCGGAAAAACGCCTCGACAGCGGCCAGGCATTTTCCCTCTTCTCCTTCGTCGAGGGCCTGACCGCCGAGGTGGCGGCCAAGGGGAATCTGGTCTACATGCGCCCCCAGCCCGCCGGCGTCCAGGACGACTTCAAAGAGGAGTCGGTGGAGATCAAGCTGGAGAAGATCCGCCTCGACCAGGTGGTCAACCTGCTCTACCGCATCGACACCGCCAAAGCCTACCTCAAGGTGAAGAACCTGCGCCTTAAGCCCCGCTTCGACGACCGCACCGAGCTCGACGCGGTGCTGACCATTTCGTCCTTCCGGAGAAACGCATGAGAATTTTTCCCCGCCTGCGCGGCGCCAACCAAACTGCGGATTCACCCTCCGCCGCCGGCTCCTCCGTCCGGCGCCACCTCCTCGCAGCCTGCGTCCTGCTGATGGCCCTGGTGGCGAGCTTTTACATGCTCTTCCCCGAATCAGCCCTTGAAGAGCGCATCGAATACGAGGTCGCTCGGGGAACCGGCGTCGAGCTCGACCTGAGCGGCCTTCGCCTGCTCTTTCCCCCCGGGCTCTCGGCCCGCAAGGCGGTTCTGCAGGACGAGGCCCTCCCCGTCTCCGCGCCTGAGCTCAGCGCCCTTCGGGTCAAGCCCCTTTGGAGCACCCTCATGGGGGACGACCCCGGGATCGCCTTCGACGCCCGGCTCCTGGGAGGGACCGTGGGCGGGACCGCGCTCCGCAACGGCGAGGTCGAGGCACAGTTGGAGCAGGTCAGCTATTCCGCGCCCCTGATGGCGGGGTCCTCCCTGGCCGTCGCCGCGACCCTGAGCAAAGGCTCTTTCCGCGGCCGCCTCCCCCTGCACCAGGCCAAGAACTCCAGGCTCGAACTCAATCTGGAGCGGGCAGAGATCTCGGGGCTCGGGTCCGTCGGCTCCCCCCAGGACAGCCTCTCCCTCGGCAGCGTCCAACTCCTCGGGACGGGCAAAGGCAAGACCTTCAAGATCGAGAAGCTCGAATCGAGCGGCGGGGACCTCGACGCCTCGGGCACGGGGACCGTCATCCTCACCGAACCGCTGGGCCGCAGCCGCCTTTCCCTGAACCTCGCCCTGCGCCCGGGCCAGGCCCTCGACAAGGGGCTTGCAGACCTGCTGGGACTCTTCGCCAAGAAAAACCGGGACGGATCCTACCGGCTGCGGGTCGGCGGCACATTGGCCAAACCCCGCATATAAAGGTTTTCATGACAGGGATTCGATCCGCCCTCTTGCTCCTGGCCGGCCTGACCCTGCTCCTCGGACCGGCGCGCGCCTGGCCCCTGGAGCTCACGCCCTTCCAAACCGCCAACCGCAGCCCCCTCGTTCTGGGCTACGGGCTGCCTCCCCTGCCCGATGCGAAGCGACTGCCCGCAGGCCGCACTTCCGCCCTGCTGACCGTCGACCTCGCCAGCAACTACACCGAAAGCACCAGGGACCGGGAGCAGATCGTGCTCGACGGGGAGACCTACCGCTTCGACCTCGCCCTGCGCTGCGGCCTTTCCCCGACCCTGGAAGTGCGGGCCGACATCCCCTACATCAGCCACCGCGGAGGCTTTCTCGACGGCTTCATCGAAGACTTCCACGACCTGTTCGGCCTGCCCCAGGGAGGCCGGGACAAGGCCCCCCGCAACCGGCTCCTGTACAGCTACGTCCGAGACGGCCGGCAGGAGATCGCCCTGGAGGAGAACGCCGAAGGCCTCGGGGACGTGCGCCTGTCGGGCGCCTGGCAACTTTACGAGGAGGAGGGCGGACTGCGCTCGGCCACCGTCTTCGGAAGCCTCAAGCTGCCCACCGGGGACAGCGACCGCCTGCTCGGCAGCGGCAGCACCGACCTGGCCTTCGGTCTGAGCGGCAGCCTCGCCACCCTGTCGTCCTGGGGACCGATCCGGGCCTGGGGCGGGGGCGGCCTGCTCCTGATGACCGAAGGCGACCTGCTGCCGCAGCAGCAGAACCAGGCCGCCGGGTTCGGCGCTCTGGGCGCGGGCTGGGCCCCCCTGCCCTGGCTGGCCTTCAAGCTCCAGCTGGACGGCCACACCTCCTTCTACGGCGGCAGCGACTTCGAGGAGGTCGACTTCCCCTCCATGCAGGTCGTCATGGGCGGCACCCTGGGACTGGCGCCGGAGACGGCACTGGACATCGCCGTCGTTGAGGACATCGCTGTCAACACCGCCCCGGACGCGGTTTTCCACTTCGCCCTGCGCCACAATTTCTAGAGACGGTTGACAACCGGCTCACGGATTACTAGTTTTTGGGACAACAGCGCACTGCCCCAAGGAGCCCCGCCCCATGAGTGAAGAGCAAGACCCGATGATCGACGCCGAACTGAACGGGGTCGAGCCCGGAGAGGACGAGTCCGAAGGCAGCCTGGTGGTCGCCGCCGAGATGCTCCCCTCCGGCCTGCCCATCGTCCCCCTGCGGCCCCGGCCCGCCTTTCCCGGCATCCTCATCCCCATGGCTCTCGCCGGCAAGGAGCAGATGGCGCCGGTCAAGCGGGCCCTCGACACCCCCTCCCAGGCCATCGGCCTGGTCCTGGTCATGGACCTGGAGGCCGAGGACGGCCCCGAAAACCTGCACACGGTCGGGGTGGCCGGCAAGATCCTCAAGGTGATCCACGCCGACGAGGAGAGCATCCACATCCTCGTCAACTGCCTCCAGCGCTTCTCTCTCGAAGAGGTGACCGAGACCGACCAGGGACTCTTCGCCCTGGCCCACCACCACCCCGAGGCCGAGCTTTCGGTCAACCCGGAGCTCAAGGCCTACTCCATGGCCATTCTCAGCACCCTGAAGGAGTTGGTACAGATCAACCCCCTCTACTCGGAGGAGATCAAGCTCTTTCTCAACCGCTCCAGCATGGACGACCCCGGGCGCCTGGCCGACTTCGCGGCCAACCTGACCAGCGCTGACGGCCAGGAACTGCAGGGCATCCTCGAGACCTTCGACGTGCGCAAGCGCATCGACCGGGTCCTGGTCCTGCTCAAGAAGGAACTCGAAGTCTCGCGCCTGCAGACCAAGATCAGCAGACAGATCGAGGAGAAGGTCTCCGCCCACCAGAGGGAGTTCTTTCTCAAGGAGCAGCTCAAGGCGATCAAAAAAGAGCTCGGCCTGGAGAAAGAGGGCAAAACCACCGAGATCGAAAAGTTCCGGGAGCGCCTCAAGGGGCTGACCCTCGACGCCGAGGCCCAGAAGACCGTCGAAGAGGAACTCGAGAAGCTGCAGCTCATCGAACCCTCCTCGCCCGAATACAACGTCAGCCGCAACTACCTCGACTGGCTCACCATCCTGCCCTGGGGCAAATTCAGCAAGGATTCCTACAACATCGACCGGGCCCGCCGGGTCCTCGACCGGGACCATTACGGCCTGGAGGACGTCAAGGAGCGCATCCTCGAGTTCATTGCCGTGGGCAAGATGAAGGGGGACATCTCCGGCTCCATCCTCTGCCTTGTGGGACCGCCCGGGGTCGGCAAGACGAGCGTCGGACGCTCCATCGCAGACGCCCTCGGCCGCACCTTTTTCCGCTTCTCCCTCGGAGGGATGCGCGACGAGGCCGAGATCAAGGGCCACCGCCGCACCTATATCGGCGCCATGCCCGGCAAATTCATCCAGTCGATGAAGAGCGCCGGTACCGCCAACCCGGTCCTCATGCTCGACGAGATCGACAAGATCGGCGCCTCCTTCCAGGGCGACCCCGCCTCGGCCCTGCTCGAGGTCCTCGACCCGGAGCAGAACGCGGCCTTCCGCGACCACTACCTCGACGTCCCCTTCGACCTCTCCAACGTCATGTTCGTGGCCACCGCCAACCAGCTCGACACCATTCCCGCTCCCCTGCTCGACCGCATGGAGATCATCCGGCTCTCCGGCTACATCCTCGAGGAGAAGGTGGAGATCGCCCGCCGCTACCTGATCCCCAAGGCGACAAAAAACCACGGCCTCGAGAAGGGACGGGTCACGATCCGCAAGGACGCCCTCCGTGCGATCATCGACGGCTGGGCCCGCGAGGCAGGCGTGCGCGGCCTGGAGAACCACATCAAGAAAATCATGCGCAAGGCGGCCATGGCGTTCGCCAAGGGACGCGAAGAGAAGATCGTCATCGCCCGGCGGGACCTTGTGGAATACCTCGGACAGCCGCTCTTCGCCGGAGAAGACCTCTTCGAAGAGGCCCCCGGGATCGTTACCGGCCTGGCCTGGACGAGCCTCGGGGGGGCGACCCTCCAGATCGAGGCGACCGCGGTGCCGAGTAAGGCCAAGGGGTTCAAGCAGACCGGACAGCTCGGCGACGTCATGGTGGAGAGCTCGGAGATCGCCTACTCCTACGTCATGGCCCATCTCCAGGGGTACGGGGCCGAAGCCGACTTCTTCGACACCCACTTCGTACACCTTCACGTCCCTGCCGGGGCCACCCCCACGGACGGCCCCTCCGCCGGGGTCACCATGACCACCGCGCTGGTCTCCATGATCACCGGCAAGCCGGTGCGCAAAAAACTCGGCATGACCGGCGAGCTGAGCCTCACCGGGCGGGTGCTGCCCATCGGCGGGGTCAAGGAAAAGACCATCGCCGCCCGCCGCGCCGGCCTTTCGACCCTGATCTTTCCCGAGGCCAACCGCAAGGACTTCGACGAGCTTCCCGATTACCTTCGCGAGGGGATCGAGATCCACTATGCCCGTGAATACAGGGATGTCCAACGGGTTGCATTCGGTGCACCCCGCCGCACAGGCGCCCGCAAACCCAAGCCTTAAACACAGGAGCAGGACAGCGACATGACTATCGACGAATTGAAGGGGGCGGTTCTGGCCCTCGGCGCGGATGAGAAAAAAGCCTTTATCTTGGAAACCCTGCCCGAACTGGCCAAAGACGCCATGCAGGACCCAGGCTTTCTGACCCAGCTTTTGCCCGTCTTTCTCGGCATCCTCAAGGACAGCGGCATGGACCTGCAGCAACTGCTGCAACTGGCCAGCATGATGAGCGGCGCCCCGGCCGGGGGAAACCAGGGCTGATTCGACAACCCGGAGCTCGCCCCACTGGCCCCTCAGCCTGCATCACCGGGAAAGGAA
Coding sequences:
- a CDS encoding GspL/Epsl periplasmic domain-containing protein, giving the protein MAKRFIGIDIDSRHLRVAIAASDKGQATLVSATSQPYADREELLQKLRKAVGGPPRYGDRLAAALPAGEGFARWLSFPFADLKKIEAALSFELSAQLPVPEEDCTADFQKPLAAGGAFTVAAAAGRNEAIRPLVETFEEAGLPLQVLDLAPFAYAAGLRGALADGLLVSLTEAETTLALVLEGRPSSYRLLPAASGGTEQGLVPSLLREASALQRAAGRDGLPFHLIGSGAAPALVEALRAEGVEAAIPDLSLEGRPLEPEMLPVAALALRAAIPEKEREFNFRKGAFALSSEWSALKNGLIAAAVLLTLSAASLAGAAYLNYSHKADRTEGLKQEMVRVYKKVFPKAKTIVDVPLQMQSGISELRKRSRTIGAAAQSSPLAILQEISRKLPEEITIDIRDWNYSPETVRMEGHTTSFDAINQISKSLEQSPLFHEAQISDAKMSLDGRRVDFRITLALIKEKAEQ
- the gspM gene encoding type II secretion system protein GspM, which gives rise to MISQLSQRDRIALAAGGLVVLATVLYLAVFEPYREGTARLDAQIATRQRQLQEVQAMRQDYLQLQQRVAEAEKRLDSGQAFSLFSFVEGLTAEVAAKGNLVYMRPQPAGVQDDFKEESVEIKLEKIRLDQVVNLLYRIDTAKAYLKVKNLRLKPRFDDRTELDAVLTISSFRRNA
- the gspN gene encoding type II secretion system protein GspN; this encodes MRIFPRLRGANQTADSPSAAGSSVRRHLLAACVLLMALVASFYMLFPESALEERIEYEVARGTGVELDLSGLRLLFPPGLSARKAVLQDEALPVSAPELSALRVKPLWSTLMGDDPGIAFDARLLGGTVGGTALRNGEVEAQLEQVSYSAPLMAGSSLAVAATLSKGSFRGRLPLHQAKNSRLELNLERAEISGLGSVGSPQDSLSLGSVQLLGTGKGKTFKIEKLESSGGDLDASGTGTVILTEPLGRSRLSLNLALRPGQALDKGLADLLGLFAKKNRDGSYRLRVGGTLAKPRI
- a CDS encoding DUF3187 family protein, with protein sequence MTGIRSALLLLAGLTLLLGPARAWPLELTPFQTANRSPLVLGYGLPPLPDAKRLPAGRTSALLTVDLASNYTESTRDREQIVLDGETYRFDLALRCGLSPTLEVRADIPYISHRGGFLDGFIEDFHDLFGLPQGGRDKAPRNRLLYSYVRDGRQEIALEENAEGLGDVRLSGAWQLYEEEGGLRSATVFGSLKLPTGDSDRLLGSGSTDLAFGLSGSLATLSSWGPIRAWGGGGLLLMTEGDLLPQQQNQAAGFGALGAGWAPLPWLAFKLQLDGHTSFYGGSDFEEVDFPSMQVVMGGTLGLAPETALDIAVVEDIAVNTAPDAVFHFALRHNF
- the lon gene encoding endopeptidase La → MSEEQDPMIDAELNGVEPGEDESEGSLVVAAEMLPSGLPIVPLRPRPAFPGILIPMALAGKEQMAPVKRALDTPSQAIGLVLVMDLEAEDGPENLHTVGVAGKILKVIHADEESIHILVNCLQRFSLEEVTETDQGLFALAHHHPEAELSVNPELKAYSMAILSTLKELVQINPLYSEEIKLFLNRSSMDDPGRLADFAANLTSADGQELQGILETFDVRKRIDRVLVLLKKELEVSRLQTKISRQIEEKVSAHQREFFLKEQLKAIKKELGLEKEGKTTEIEKFRERLKGLTLDAEAQKTVEEELEKLQLIEPSSPEYNVSRNYLDWLTILPWGKFSKDSYNIDRARRVLDRDHYGLEDVKERILEFIAVGKMKGDISGSILCLVGPPGVGKTSVGRSIADALGRTFFRFSLGGMRDEAEIKGHRRTYIGAMPGKFIQSMKSAGTANPVLMLDEIDKIGASFQGDPASALLEVLDPEQNAAFRDHYLDVPFDLSNVMFVATANQLDTIPAPLLDRMEIIRLSGYILEEKVEIARRYLIPKATKNHGLEKGRVTIRKDALRAIIDGWAREAGVRGLENHIKKIMRKAAMAFAKGREEKIVIARRDLVEYLGQPLFAGEDLFEEAPGIVTGLAWTSLGGATLQIEATAVPSKAKGFKQTGQLGDVMVESSEIAYSYVMAHLQGYGAEADFFDTHFVHLHVPAGATPTDGPSAGVTMTTALVSMITGKPVRKKLGMTGELSLTGRVLPIGGVKEKTIAARRAGLSTLIFPEANRKDFDELPDYLREGIEIHYAREYRDVQRVAFGAPRRTGARKPKP